AGTTGAAAACATTATTGTTTGATTTGATCTCGAGGATTAAATCTAAGTTAAATCTAAGTAAGATATAAATGGATATCTTTTCTCATATGTTCTGGGGAGGGCTCGCCTTTGGATGGAGGCGAAGGTTTCTCCTCGCCATGTGTTTTGGGATTCTCCCTGACTTCATTCCATTTTTCCCGTTCTTTTTATATCGGTTATCCCATGGGACATTTGTATGGGGAAGGCCTCTGCTTGAAACCTTTCCTTTATGGGTCTTCAGTATATATGATATAACTCATAGCCTGATTTTTGCAGTGATTATTTATATGGGGATAAGATTAGTCAATAGAGGCCTCTCATTTTCCTTCCTTGCCTGGCCCCTCCATATTCTTATGGATATACCAACACACACAGAGACATTTTTCCCCACCAAATTTCTTTTTCCTATGAGTGATTTTTATATTAATGCCTTTGACTGGGCCCATCCCATATTTTTGTTGATAGATTATCTTCTTATTATCTCGCTATTTGGGACCTTTTTCTATTACAGATATAGAAAGAAAGAGAGGCGATCAGGATAGAAAACCCTCTCTTATTCCTCTTTTCCCATTAATTATTTGTTATAGGACTTTTGGATTGATATATTTAATACAACTGGATAATTCAATGCGTACAGGATAATAAAGATTTCATCTGTGGAATCTAAAGAAAATCCAAACTATAAGAGAATAGACGGTATTAAGGGTCTTGTATATATTCCTCAAAGCAGAGGTCCAAAAAAATACCCTTGCGAGGATTGCTATTTCTGTCAATTCTGTGCTGATACAAGGTGTTCTCTATGCCTTTCTCAGAAAAGCGGAAAAAAAGGTTGTAAAAGGTGATTTTTTAAAATATTTATTTTTTAAGTCTCTCCCTTTATTCCTTTATCTTTTGACTTTATTTTGATTTTGCATTATCTTTTTTCTGTTTCTTATTTTTCTGAACGAATCTCTCCGATTCAGATTAGTCTTTGATTGGAGAGGTTTTTTTTGCATGAATCTGTTAAGGGGAGAAGGAAGTTGCTATCAGGAAAGACCATCAAGTCTATAAGCGAGCGCTGGAAATCTGAGGGAGGATATTCTGAGGTATTGGTGCTGGCTATCCCGCTCATTTTAAGCACAGGGGCATGGTCAATACAGCATTTTGTTGACCGGATGTTTTTGACGTGGTACTCCCCAGAGGCTATTGCAGCAGCTATGCCTGCTGGCATGCTGAATTTCACTATCATGTGTCTCTTTATTGGGACTTCAGGTTATGTCAACACATTTGTTGCTCAGTACCACGGAGCAGGGATGTCTGAAAGGATTGGCCCAGCCCTCTGGCAGGGGATCTACGTGGCAGGTATTGGAGGGATAGTGCTTATTAGTATGATCCCTTTTGCTGAACCAATCTTTAGATTTATTGGACACGAAAAGCTGGTTCGGGAATACGAAACAATCTACTTTCAGATACTCTGTCTCGGAGCAGCACCTTCAGTTGCTTCCACTGCTCTTTCAAGCTTCTTTTCCGGTCGAGGTAAGGCCTGGCCGATTATGTGGGTGAACTTCCTCGCGACTCTCGTAAATCTGATTATGGACTATGTCTTGATATTTGGCCATTTTGGCTTTCCAGAGCTTGGTATTAAAGGAGCGGCTATTGCAACCGTTTTCTCTTCATGCTTCTCTTTCCTTGTTTTTTTTATTTTGGTTTCCAAACGGGCTTATAATCAAAGGTATCATACGCTCCGGGGATGGAAATTTGAGTACTCCCTCTTCTCTCGTCTTATGCGCTTTGGTTTGCCAACAGGGGTTCAATTCTTACTCGATATTGCTGGTTTTACTGTCTTTATTCTTTTAATGGGCCGCTTGGGCATAATCCCTCTTGCGGCTACGAATATCGCCTTTAATATTAACACTCTGGCATTTATGCCCATGATAGGTTTTGGAATCGCCATGTCGGTTTTAGTAGGACAGAACCTTGGCAAAGATAAGCCTGCTTTAGCAGAGAAGAGCGTTTATTCAGGGTTTCATCTTGCGTTTCTTTACATGGCAACCATAGCTCTTTTGTATGTTCTTGTTCCAGGTATCTTTTTATGGCCCTTTGCTGCCAAGGCAGATCCGGATAGCTTTATCTCCATTCGAGAAATCACTGTGGTTCTTCTGCGCTTTATAGCCGTCTACTCAATTTTTGATGCCATGAATATTATTTTTGCCTCAGCACTTAAAGGCGCAGGGGATACTCGCTATATTATGTTGATGGTTTTTATACTTTCTTTAATTTTGCTTATCATTCCAAGTTACGTGGCAGTGGTTTTTTTCCATACGGGTATCTTTGTGGGATGGACGATTGCTTCTTTATACATCATTATACTGGGGTTTGTATTCTTGTTCCGTTTTCTTGGAGGAAAATGGAAGTCGATGAGGGTAATCGAAGAAGCTCCACCTTCTATACCTTCGACATTTCCTGAAAGATCTGCTACGAAGTTCGATCTTTAAAAAGATTTAAACTTATTGTCGTGGTGATTTGCTTTTGATAGAAAATATCTCATTAAGATTCTGAACTGAGAAAGGATATGAATCCTTCAGTTTTTAGAAAATGAATTTCATCATTGAGGAGCTTTTGGGTGAGATCTATGACGAGCACTTTGAAGTGAAGTTCAAAAAAGAAACAAAGAAAAAAATTTGATTATCTTCGCAAGAGATAGCACTCTCGAACCCAAACCGGGTCAGATCTTAATAAGTCTGGTTAATACTGTAAATAAGAAAAATACAAAAAGTTCAACAAATACCAAGCCAAAAAAATAAAAAGGTTGAACCATTGAAGTAAAATGAACAAAAGATCTTTAAAAATAATCATATTGATTCTCTTATTAATCTTGCCCCTACTTATGATTATACTCATGAGACAATTCTTTCAAGTTAACTACTTGCTTTCTTCTTCCTATAAGATTATTTTTCTTTCTCCTCTCTTCTATCGCTCAGTTATTGACAAAAAAACATTCAAGAGCTCACTTTTCGAGAATTTCTCATTTGAAAGATTCAAAAAAAATATATTTATTGTTATAGGGCTAGGGATTGGATTGGCAGCGATTTATCTAATGAATTATCTGGTTATCAGGCAATTCCTGAGAGGAGAGACCATTGTTTCTCAGCTCAACCAGCTTGCCTCGATTCATAAGAGAAACATTCTTTTTATCGGTCTTTATATTATTCTTTTCAATTCAATCTTGGAGGAGTTTTTCTGGAGAGGTTTTTTATTCAAGGAGTTGCGAGAACTGATCAATCCTTGGATGGCACATACCCTCACAGGGATAGGGTTTTCTTTCCATCATATTATTTTTTTTATTGGCTGGTTCGAGCTTCCTTTTCTCATGCTTGCAACATCAGGGCTGATTGCCTTTGCCATCGTGATGAATTTTATTCTTGAAAGATATGACCTCTTCTCCTGTTGGCTTATACATGGATTGGTTGATACTGTGCAAGTCTTTATAGCTTTCAGAATATTCGGGATGATTTAAATTATTTCTTCAAAATGTCGTACTTTATGGTATGCTCTTTTGAAATTTTTAGTCTTTATGGATTCTCTGATGAAAAAAAAAGTTAAACACATCCTCATACTCAGTGCTGGCTGGTTTTTCATTTTTTTTGGTATTATCGGCCTCTTTCTTCCCATCCTTCAGGGAATCCTTTTTCTCTTTGTAGGTTTTTATCTGCTGTCCCATGAGTCTAAAACTGCTGAAAAATTGAGCAAAAAACTCAAGGAACGATATCCCTCGCTGGCAAAAAATATGGATAGGGCAAAGGAAAA
This sequence is a window from Nitrospinota bacterium. Protein-coding genes within it:
- a CDS encoding MATE family efflux transporter codes for the protein MHESVKGRRKLLSGKTIKSISERWKSEGGYSEVLVLAIPLILSTGAWSIQHFVDRMFLTWYSPEAIAAAMPAGMLNFTIMCLFIGTSGYVNTFVAQYHGAGMSERIGPALWQGIYVAGIGGIVLISMIPFAEPIFRFIGHEKLVREYETIYFQILCLGAAPSVASTALSSFFSGRGKAWPIMWVNFLATLVNLIMDYVLIFGHFGFPELGIKGAAIATVFSSCFSFLVFFILVSKRAYNQRYHTLRGWKFEYSLFSRLMRFGLPTGVQFLLDIAGFTVFILLMGRLGIIPLAATNIAFNINTLAFMPMIGFGIAMSVLVGQNLGKDKPALAEKSVYSGFHLAFLYMATIALLYVLVPGIFLWPFAAKADPDSFISIREITVVLLRFIAVYSIFDAMNIIFASALKGAGDTRYIMLMVFILSLILLIIPSYVAVVFFHTGIFVGWTIASLYIIILGFVFLFRFLGGKWKSMRVIEEAPPSIPSTFPERSATKFDL
- a CDS encoding CPBP family intramembrane glutamic endopeptidase, with the translated sequence MAAIYLMNYLVIRQFLRGETIVSQLNQLASIHKRNILFIGLYIILFNSILEEFFWRGFLFKELRELINPWMAHTLTGIGFSFHHIIFFIGWFELPFLMLATSGLIAFAIVMNFILERYDLFSCWLIHGLVDTVQVFIAFRIFGMI
- a CDS encoding PGPGW domain-containing protein; this translates as MKKKVKHILILSAGWFFIFFGIIGLFLPILQGILFLFVGFYLLSHESKTAEKLSKKLKERYPSLAKNMDRAKEKTRNIKVRLFKRDIRL